Proteins encoded together in one Flavobacteriales bacterium window:
- the lptC gene encoding LPS export ABC transporter periplasmic protein LptC, which produces MNRGAGRPLPWLVLGGLAAGPMACTNDLDRVASVEVAADAPDRITSDAEYLFTDSGRLQNRLRAGRIAEHLAKDRRRTDLSEGVELVFFDRTGRPGSVLTARRGVILPAEDRMEVSENVVFTNVRGERLETEHLVWSQDSGRVHTDRPVRIARGADVIHGVGLEANEDFSRYTVKHITGIFVVATGDTFATQAR; this is translated from the coding sequence ATGAACCGGGGCGCCGGACGGCCGCTGCCCTGGCTGGTGCTTGGCGGGCTGGCCGCCGGCCCCATGGCCTGCACCAACGACCTGGACCGCGTGGCCTCCGTGGAGGTGGCCGCCGACGCGCCCGACCGCATCACCAGTGATGCGGAATACCTCTTCACCGACAGCGGGCGTCTGCAGAACCGGCTGCGTGCCGGCCGCATCGCGGAGCACCTGGCCAAGGACAGGCGCCGCACCGACCTGAGCGAGGGCGTGGAACTGGTCTTCTTCGACCGCACCGGAAGACCGGGCAGCGTGCTCACCGCCCGCCGCGGCGTCATCCTGCCGGCCGAGGACCGCATGGAGGTCAGTGAGAACGTGGTGTTCACCAACGTCCGCGGCGAGCGGTTGGAGACCGAGCACCTGGTATGGAGCCAGGACAGCGGTCGTGTGCACACCGATCGGCCGGTGCGCATCGCGCGGGGCGCCGATGTCATCCATGGCGTGGGCCTGGAGGCCAACGAGGACTTCAGCCGCTACACCGTCAAGCACATCACCGGCATCTTCGTTGTCGCCACGGGCGATACCTTCGCCACCCAGGCCCGCTGA
- a CDS encoding HlyC/CorC family transporter, which produces MATADTILLVASLLVSALCSGLEIAFVTSNKLYIELQRKQGAWWAALVAPLLDRPARVIGALLVGNNIALVVFGLVTAQVLEPWLRGIHPNELFVLAAQTGLSTLVILILAEFLPKAVFRIDPNNSLALFALPLRTLYVLLWPIVMLLTGVSQGLLRLFGVKGQARRPTFGRVDLDEFLREMSADGPRPEQMDAEVEYFRNTLALSATKARDVMVPRAEIEAIEVEEPMGVLHQRFAESGLSKMLVYKDSIDNIIGYVHSYEMFRKPRTIRSVLRPVDFIPGTMPADEVLQKFTKQRAHVAVVVDEFGGTAGLLTIEDVVETIVGDIEDEHDSGEGVEERVGEHEFLFSARTEVERLVEAHRLALPQSEEYDTLAGLLLHHTGSLPEQGQVIDLGPFRFTVAQVVHSRIDLVRLLVTDPGRGYIP; this is translated from the coding sequence ATGGCCACGGCCGACACCATCCTGCTCGTTGCCAGTCTCCTGGTGTCCGCCCTCTGTTCGGGGCTCGAGATCGCCTTCGTCACCAGCAACAAGCTCTACATCGAACTCCAGCGCAAGCAGGGCGCCTGGTGGGCCGCCCTGGTGGCGCCCCTGCTCGACCGGCCGGCCCGCGTGATCGGGGCGCTTCTGGTGGGCAACAACATCGCCTTGGTGGTCTTCGGCCTGGTGACCGCCCAGGTGCTGGAGCCCTGGCTGCGTGGCATCCACCCGAACGAGCTCTTCGTGCTGGCGGCCCAGACCGGCCTCAGCACCCTGGTGATCTTGATCCTGGCGGAGTTCCTGCCCAAGGCCGTGTTCCGCATCGACCCCAACAACAGCCTGGCCCTCTTCGCCCTGCCCCTGCGCACGCTCTATGTGCTCCTCTGGCCCATCGTGATGCTGCTCACGGGAGTGAGCCAGGGCCTGCTGCGCCTCTTCGGGGTGAAAGGACAGGCGCGCAGACCCACCTTCGGCCGGGTGGACCTCGACGAGTTCCTGCGCGAGATGAGCGCCGACGGACCCCGGCCTGAGCAGATGGACGCCGAGGTGGAGTACTTCCGGAACACCCTGGCCCTGAGCGCCACCAAGGCCCGCGATGTGATGGTGCCCCGGGCCGAGATCGAGGCCATCGAGGTCGAGGAGCCCATGGGCGTCCTGCACCAGCGCTTCGCAGAGAGCGGCCTCAGCAAAATGCTGGTCTACAAGGACAGCATCGACAACATCATCGGCTACGTGCACAGCTACGAGATGTTCCGCAAGCCCCGCACCATCCGCTCGGTGCTGCGCCCGGTGGACTTCATCCCTGGCACCATGCCGGCCGATGAGGTCCTCCAGAAGTTCACCAAGCAACGCGCCCATGTCGCCGTGGTGGTGGATGAGTTCGGGGGCACCGCAGGGCTGCTCACCATTGAGGACGTGGTGGAGACCATCGTGGGCGACATCGAGGACGAGCACGACAGCGGTGAGGGGGTGGAGGAGCGGGTGGGCGAGCATGAGTTCCTCTTCAGCGCCCGCACCGAAGTGGAGCGCCTGGTGGAAGCCCACCGCCTGGCCCTGCCCCAGAGCGAGGAGTACGACACGCTCGCAGGCCTGCTGCTGCACCACACCGGCTCGCTGCCCGAGCAGGGGCAGGTGATCGACCTGGGGCCCTTCCGCTTCACGGTGGCCCAGGTGGTCCACAGCCGCATCGACCTGGTGCGCCTGCTCGTGACCGACCCCGGGCGGGGCTATATCCCCTAA
- a CDS encoding peptidylprolyl isomerase: MAVIGKIRERSGLLLVLVGGAMVAFILTDLFSNRGSNINDQAVGAINGEEIPLVQFEKRVSDELDSYRNDFGQTVDGQMTEQVRNSVWQEVVREHTLLRSAEEAGFGGTLSKEEYDDIRFGNNLLAEFKGNPNFQGPDGQPNKDALRNYFESVQTNAPVYHEIQKHRMITNRLITKYNTLVRKSVFVNAAQVKDDHMQRNAKATFNFVAKRFDSEPDSLYTVTDQELRRYYEAHKDDKRHAQKPSRAFDYVTFPVTATGADIEQLRTDMVALTDEMAAAANDSLFITANSEDRSYAVTPYSPGTADALNDSLIQAAAVGTVVGPFREGLNFKMVKVKELAKVEEARVRHILLSTQSGKAEDEVKQRADSVLAAVKRNKGVFEDLVKKYSEDPGSVPNGGVYEWFDRTRMVPEFTKASFDEKVGAITIAKTTFGYHIVEVLGQRQRDERRVVSLSRRIKPLPATYKEVYKTANEFSLNHATADSMKAAAEQRGLQFMNVDELRADQRFVPGLQEPFSLISWVNRAEVGKASEPIEVGESYVVALLRKVRAQGRPELDDVREAFTREAVKEKKAESWTAKMAGKTDLNALAGELGSAVQNAADLAFSATSIPGGFTETEVIGHIFAIPAGETRGPLKGDNAVYVVNATALTPAPELADVNAERTSLLQRMQGRAEGNLFSALREAANVVDERSKFY; encoded by the coding sequence ATGGCAGTCATCGGCAAGATCCGTGAGCGCAGCGGCCTACTCCTCGTCCTGGTGGGCGGCGCCATGGTGGCCTTCATCCTCACCGACCTCTTCAGCAACCGCGGCAGCAACATCAACGACCAGGCCGTGGGCGCCATCAACGGCGAGGAGATCCCCCTGGTGCAGTTCGAGAAGCGCGTCAGCGACGAGCTCGACAGCTACCGCAACGACTTCGGGCAGACCGTGGACGGCCAGATGACCGAACAGGTCCGCAACAGTGTGTGGCAGGAGGTGGTGCGTGAGCACACCCTGCTTCGCAGCGCGGAGGAGGCCGGCTTCGGCGGCACCCTCAGCAAGGAGGAGTACGACGACATCCGCTTCGGCAACAATTTGCTGGCCGAGTTCAAGGGCAATCCCAACTTCCAGGGCCCGGACGGTCAGCCCAACAAGGACGCCCTGCGTAACTACTTCGAGAGCGTGCAGACCAACGCCCCGGTCTACCACGAGATCCAGAAGCACCGCATGATCACCAACCGGCTGATCACCAAGTACAACACCCTCGTGCGCAAGAGCGTGTTCGTCAACGCCGCCCAGGTGAAGGACGACCACATGCAGCGCAACGCCAAGGCCACCTTCAACTTCGTGGCCAAGCGCTTCGACAGCGAGCCCGACAGCCTCTACACGGTGACCGACCAGGAGCTGCGCCGCTACTACGAGGCCCACAAGGACGACAAGCGCCATGCCCAGAAGCCTTCGCGCGCCTTCGACTACGTCACCTTCCCGGTGACGGCCACCGGCGCCGACATCGAACAGCTGCGCACCGACATGGTGGCCCTGACCGACGAGATGGCCGCCGCCGCCAACGACTCCCTCTTCATCACGGCCAACAGCGAGGACCGGAGCTATGCGGTGACCCCGTACAGCCCGGGCACCGCCGACGCGCTCAACGACAGCCTCATCCAGGCCGCCGCCGTGGGCACCGTGGTGGGGCCCTTCCGCGAGGGTCTGAACTTCAAGATGGTGAAGGTGAAGGAGCTGGCCAAGGTGGAGGAGGCCCGCGTGCGCCACATCCTGCTCAGCACCCAGAGCGGCAAGGCCGAGGACGAGGTGAAGCAGCGCGCCGACAGCGTGCTCGCGGCCGTGAAGCGCAACAAGGGCGTGTTCGAGGACCTGGTGAAGAAGTACAGCGAGGACCCCGGCAGCGTGCCCAACGGTGGCGTGTACGAGTGGTTCGACCGCACCCGCATGGTGCCCGAGTTCACCAAGGCCAGCTTCGACGAGAAGGTCGGCGCCATCACCATCGCCAAGACGACCTTCGGCTATCACATCGTGGAGGTGCTGGGCCAGCGCCAGCGCGATGAGCGTCGGGTGGTGAGCCTCTCGCGCCGCATCAAGCCGCTGCCCGCCACCTACAAGGAGGTGTACAAGACGGCCAACGAGTTCAGCCTCAATCACGCCACGGCGGACAGCATGAAGGCCGCCGCGGAGCAACGCGGACTGCAGTTCATGAACGTGGACGAGCTGCGCGCCGATCAGCGCTTCGTGCCCGGCCTTCAAGAGCCCTTCAGCCTCATCAGCTGGGTGAACCGGGCCGAGGTGGGCAAGGCCAGTGAGCCCATCGAAGTGGGGGAGAGCTATGTGGTGGCCCTGCTGCGCAAGGTGCGCGCCCAGGGTCGTCCCGAACTGGATGACGTGCGGGAGGCCTTCACCCGCGAGGCCGTGAAGGAGAAGAAGGCGGAGTCCTGGACGGCGAAGATGGCCGGCAAGACCGACCTCAACGCGCTGGCCGGCGAGCTGGGCTCCGCCGTGCAGAACGCCGCCGATCTGGCCTTCAGCGCCACCAGCATCCCCGGCGGTTTCACCGAGACCGAGGTCATCGGCCACATTTTCGCCATCCCCGCCGGCGAGACCCGCGGGCCCCTCAAGGGCGATAACGCGGTGTACGTGGTGAACGCGACGGCCCTGACGCCGGCGCCCGAACTGGCCGATGTGAACGCCGAACGGACCAGCCTGCTGCAGCGCATGCAGGGCCGGGCCGAGGGCAACCTCTTCAGCGCCCTGCGCGAGGCCGCCAACGTGGTGGACGAGCGCAGCAAGTTCTACTGA